DNA sequence from the Sulfurimonas sp. HSL3-7 genome:
TGCCCATCCCCAGGACACCGCCGCCCATCCCCTTTTGCATACGCCCGGCAAAAAACATCCAGATGGCGATGATGATCAGGAAAGGGAAGAGCCAGCCGAACATGTCGGTAAACCAGTTGCTCTCCGAGAAACCACTGTAGTCGATCTTCTCCTGGTCAAGCAGCGGCACAAGGGTGTCGTCATTGGCGACCATACGGGTCGTATAGATCGTATTCTCCCCCTTCGCCCTGATATGCGTTTGACCGATATCGACCTTGGTGACCTGCTTGTTCTTGATGAGCTCTTTAAGCTCGGCATAACTCACCTCTTTGTGCGTGACCGCCCCCTGGCCGAACTGCTGGCCGATACTGCCGCCGCCCTCGCCGATAAGTGCCTTGAAGATCAGGATTACCACTACCGAGAAGATAGCGAAGGTAATCAGCGGGTTTTTATTGAAAAAATTATCATTTTTTGGATTTTGGTTATCGTCTTTGTTCATACTTTTTTACTTTCCTTTGTTAGATACAACGAGTGTCACCCACTCTTCACGCTGAATACGCTTTACAATTGTGCAGTCAGCATATGCTTGTAATACTTTATCTTCATATTTGTCTAAGATCCCTGAAAGTACCAAGGTACCCTCATCTTTAAGCAAACGTTTCAGGTCACCGGCAATGAAGACCAGTACGTCGGCGACAATATTGGCGATGACCACGTCATACTTTCTCTGCGTGCCGGCTGCCGAGCCTTCCCAGATCTCCCGGAAAGCCACCCCGTTGACCTCGGCATTCTCAAGCGTGTTTGCTACCGAAACGGGATCAGTGTCGCATGCATCGACCTCCGCGCCGAGTTTTGCTGCCGCAATACCCAATATCCCGCTGCCGCAGCCGATGTCCGCAACCTCGTCGTCTTCTTTGACCTCGGAGGCGATCGCTTCGAGACAGGCCGCCGTCGTCGGGTGGTGACCCGTACCGAAAGCTAGGGCCGGATCGATCATGATGTTGTACATCCCCTCTTTGGGCTGGTCCCAGGTCGGATGGATATAGAAGGGTCCGATCTCAATCGGCGTAATGCTCTCCTGGTAACTCTTGACCCAGTCACTGTTTTTCTCTTTTTTAAGCTCGAGATCGAGACCGATCGTCTCTCCGAGCGCCTGTTCAAGGGCCTCTTTAAACTGTTCTACGCCCCATGACATCGTCTCAAGATCATCTTCGCTGCGGACGATGAAACTGCCGTCGCGCTCTTCAAAACCGACAGGCAGCGTGTCCGCGAGGAAATCCCCGAAAAGTTCAAAATAGGCCGAAGGGGTAATGGTCAGTTCGTAATAATATTCTTGCATCTACTGCACTTCCTTTAACGCTTTTTCCAGATCCAGGGTTCCCTCGTAGTAGGCTTTGCCGACAATAACGCCCTCGATCTCGCCCGTCGCCTGGAGGGCGTCGATGTCGGCCCTGTCTTTCAGGCCGCCGCTGGCGATTGTCGGCACGCCCGACGCTCGAGCGATGGAGAGGGTGAAGTCCACATTAACCCCGCTGAGCATCCCGTCGCGCCCCACATCGGTACAGATGATCGCTTCGACGCCTGCCTCGGCGAAAGCTTTGGCCAGCTCGGTCGCCTTCATTTCACTCACTTCGCCCCACCCTTCGACGGCCACATAGCCGTCGATCGCGTCGATGCCGACAACCACCGGGTATTTTGCCGCCATCTCCCTGACGAACTGCGGGTCTTTCACGGCGATGGAGCCGAGAATCACGCGGTCGATGCCCAGATCGAGGTAGCGTTTGATCGTCTCTTCGTCGCGGATGCCGCCGCCGAGTTCGAGCTTGACGTTGCAGTTTGCGCGGATCTTTCTGATCTCCTCAAGGTTAACCGGCTCGCCGGCAAAGGCGCCGTTCAGATCGACCAGGTGGACCCACTCGGCCCCCATCTTTTCAAAACTCTTGACCAGTTCCCACGGTTCGTCGGAATAAATCTTGGCACTCTCCATCACCCCTTTAGAGAGACGGACCGCCTTGCCGTCTTTGAGGTCGATCGCAGGAAATAGCGTCATATATTGCTCCTATAGATTGATAAAATTTTGTAAGATTTGAAGCCCGTTTTTATGGCTCTTCTCGGGGTGGGGCTGGATACCCATCACATTGCCGTTCGCCACGGCGCTCGTAAAGCTGTAGCCATACTCCGTGCGCCCTATGGTGTTGGCAGGATCTTCGCACACCGCATGATAGGAGTGGACGAAGTAGAGGTAGTGCTCATCGTCCAGCCCTTCAAAAAGAGGGTGCTCTTTGGTGAACATGCGGTTCCATCCCATGTGCGGCACCTTCAGGGGGTGATCGAAACGCGCCGTGTCAAAGGCCTGCACATGCCCTTTGATAAGTCCGAGCCCTTCGTTGTGGCCGAACTCCTGGCTCGTTTCGAAGAGCAGCTGCATGCCAAGACAGATGCCTAGCATCGGGGCGCCCGAGGCGGCAAAGCGCTTGATCGCCTCGTCCATGCCACGCTCTTTCAGGTGCTCCATCGCATCGCCATAGGCACCGACGCCCGGCAGGATCAGCTTGTCATAGGTGTAAAACTTGTCGGGGTCCGACTCGACTTTCGCCTCGTGGCCGAGCTTTCTGAAAGCATTTTTGACCGAGGCCAGGTTTCCCATATTGTAATCAACGATTCCGATCATGATTCAATTCTCTTTCCAGTAAATTTTATGTAAACAGCAAGCGAGACCATCAGCAGCGAAACGCCGCCGATAATGTACATCGCCGTAATCAGCTTGTCGGGTTCCGTCATCGCAAACTTGAAGACCAGCATCAGCGCCTCGATAGAGAGGGCGATGATGATGGAGCCCAAAAACCGTACCATCGTCTTGTGGGGGTCTGCGGTATTGTGTTCTTCGAAGCCGCTGCCGAGGACCTCCTCTTCGAAAAGGGTCTTGACCAGGTCAAAGATGGCCAGCGCCAGAGTCAACAGGATTGTGGCGTTAAAGATGCTCTTGACATCGATGTTCTGAAAATCCGTTCCCTCCAGGAAAAAATACTCCAGCCCTTTGAGAAAGAGCAGCAGCGCCACCAGGGCGAGGACAAGGGTAAAGGCCGCATACCCGATACGGAAAAAACGCCCTGCGAATGAGCGCATCGGCATGGGGTGGGCGATCTTGAGTACGGCGTCAAGCGGCATATCCAGACAGGCGACATACAGGATCTCGCCCTTCTCGTCAAAGATCGGCTGCGAAGCGGTGATGGTCAGTTCCTGCGTGATCAGCGAGGGGTAAGGGTCCGTGATCGTACAGCGCTTCTCTTTTACCGCGCGGTAGTAATAGGCGCGGTTCGAGCGGATCAGCCCGATATCATCGTCTTTCTTACTCTCATCGCCCAGGTAGGTCGGCGAAAGCTGCACCCCGCGGGCATCGAGCAGATAGATCCCCTCGCAATCCTTGAGGTCCCCCTTGATCTTACGCATGCGCCCCATGACGGCGTCGACTGTGATGGAGGGGAGACGGTTCGGCAGGTTCTTGGAGAAGAGGTAACAAAAATAGGCTCTCGCCTTCGTACGGCTTTCGGCGTAGTGTTGTATGTCGCGTGTATGCAAAACCTCTTCTCCATCATCGTTTAAATAGACGCGATTATAGCCTAGTGTTGATTAACGCTTGATTTGTCTCCTGATTAAGTCCTGTTTTGTACGCCGTCTGTTATAGTATCGGTATGAATAGAGAACCCATACGTATCGCCCTTGTCCGCCTCACCGCGCTTGGTGACATCATCAACGGTACCATTGTCCTGCAGCTGATCAAAAAGCACTACCCGAATGCACAGATAGAGTGGTTCTGCGAGGCGGCGTTCGCCCCTGTTCTTGAGGGGCATCCCGACCTCCTCAAAGTCCACGCCGTTCCCATCAAGCGGATCAAAAAAGAGAAGAGTCTCGCCCTGCTCAAAGCGACCGTTTCCGCCCTGAAAGCGTCGGGCCCCTTTGACAAGATCATCGACATGCAGGGGCTCATCAAGTCCGCCGTCGTCGCCCGCCTTATCGGCAAGAACATCCACGGTTTCGACAAAGCATCGGCCAGAGAGTCTCTCGCCTCGCGGTTCTATGCGACCCATTCGCATATCCCCTACGAAGAGAACGTCATCCGCCGCAACATCGATGTTGTCGCGCAGGCGCTCGGCTTCAAAGTGAGCGACGGGGAGATACTGGCCAAACAGCCCTGCTTCGCTTCGCGGGAAAAGCCCGCTTTCCTCGCCTCCGGTACAAAGAATATCGCCTTCGTCATCGGGGCTTCGTGGCCGTCCAAAGAGTACCCGAAAGAGAGATTTTCCGAGCTCGCTCTTGATCTGAAGGAGGCCCGATGCATCCTGATCTGGGGAAGCGAGAGGGAGAGAGAATATGCCAATTTTATCGCCAAAAACGCCCCCAATGCGGTCGTCGCACCCAAGCTCTCTCTGGCCGAGCTCAGAGCGGTCATCGAGCACTGCGACCTCACCATCGGCAACGACACCGGCCCGACCCACCTCGCCTGGGCGATGAACCGCCCTTCCATTACCCTCTTCGGCCCGACCAACACCCGGATGATCTACGAGACCCCGATCAACCTCGCCTGCGAGTCGGACTCAAAAGTCGACATCAATAAGATCGACAAAAACGACTTCTCCATCCGGACGATCCCCGTCGAGGTTATCGCAGACAAGGCAAAAGGACTTCTGGCAGCGGAGTAGGCGTGTGACGTGTGATGCGCAACGCGTTACGTACTAAGCGTTCAATATGTAGCGCTAAGACTTAACGCTAAACAATGTAGTTTTTTTTGATCCATTGAGCTTTTTGTTTTTATCAACGAAGGAGCGAACTCTCTGCTCTTTCCGCTTCCCGGCCGAAGGTAAACCCTTCACCATTTCGCTTCACACTGCACCTTGCCAAAGGCAAACCCCTCGCGCTCAGCTGTCGGCATAGCCCTGCGGATTTTGCGACTGCCAGCGCCAGCTGTCTTCGCACATCTCGTCGATGCCACGTTTGGCTTCCCATCCCAGTATTTTTTTGGCGTAAGTCGGGTCGGCGTAGCATTCGGCGATGTCGCCGGCGCGGCGTTCGACGATCTTGTAGGGCACCTTTCTGCCCGAGGCCTTCTCAAAGGCTTTGACCATCTCCAGCACCGAGTAACCATTACCCGTACCGAGGTTGACGGTCAGGACGCCCCGGTTGGCGTCAATGTAGTCAAGCGCCTTGAGGTGGCCGTCCGCGAGGTCAACGACGTGAATATAGTCACGCACCCCCGTGCCGTCGCGCGTCGGGTAGTCCCCGCCGAAAACGCTGAGACAATCGCGTTTACCCACCGCAGTCTGCGATATGAAGGGCATGAGGTTGTTGGGAATGCCGTTGGGGTCTTCGCCGATGGTGCCGGACTTATGGGCGCCGACCGGGTTGAAGTAGCGCAGCAGCGCGACACTCCACTCACCGTCCGCAACGGAGAGGTCGCGCAATATCTCTTCGATGAAGAGTTTTGTGCGCCCATAGGGGTTGGTCGCGCTCAGCGGGAAATCTTCGGTGATCGGCGTCATATGCGGGTCGCCGTAGACCGTCGCGGACGAACTGAAGACGATCTTTTTGCAGCCGTGCTCTCGCATGACTTCGCAGAGCACGATGGTGCCGTGGATGTTGTTGTCGTAGTACGTCAGCGGTTCCGCCACCGACTCCCCCACCGCCTTCAGCCCGGCAAAATGGATGACCGATGTAATGTCGTAACGCGCAAACACCGCCTCCAGGTCATCCGCCGAACGGATGTCCCCCTCGACGAACGGCACGGCTCTGCCGACGATCTTCTCGACCCGTCTCAAACTCTCTTTCGAGGCGTTTGAGAGGTTGTCGAAGACCACGATCTCATGCCCCGCCTCCATCAGCAGAACACAGGTATGTGAGCCGATATAACCGGCCCCTCCAGTCACAAGGACCATAGGCTTTCCTCTCTTTCCAACGTACAGCGCCAAGGCCCTTAAAGGGGATTAGCGCTGCGCTCTTTTGTAAAAATATTTTATCACTATTGCTATTACATAGCGATTACTTCGCTGATCTGCTTGTCCTAGACATGGCGTGCTACGTGCTATGTATTACGTGTTACTATCGTTTCTTTTTATCTACAGAGAAGGTCAAGGGCAAACAGCACAGTATAGCAAAGCACTAAATTCTGAGTCGTGCGAGAGGCCACCCTGGAGTGTTTAACAGATGAGAGGGTTGATTTTTAAATTATCCTTGTTCTAGCTCTTTCATTGTATCACGTATTACTTGCTACTGTTTTATCTGCTCATTATCACAGCACTTAGCACGCAACACAAAACACTAAACGCGTTTGAAATCGTCCAAGATGCGGACGATGTCGTCTTCGCCGACGTACTCGCCGACCTGCGCTTCGATCATGACCAGCGGTATTCTCCCGACGTTCTCGAGGCGGTGGATCTCGCCCATCGGGATGTAGGTCGATTCGTTGGCGCGGACTAGGTATTCCTCCTTGCCCCGCGTCACGGTTGCGGTGCCCGAGACGACGATCCAGTGCTCCGAGCGGTGGTAGTGTTTCTGCAGGCTCAGACGTTTGCCCGGTTTGACGACGATACGTTTGACCTTGTAGCCGTCCGACTCGTCGAGGATGGTGTAGGTCCCCCACGGACGGTGCGCCGTGACATGGATGTTCGGCAGTTCAGAGTTACGCGCCTTGAGCTCTTTGACCACCTCTTTGACCTTCTGGCTGCTCCCCTTTTTGGAGACCAGCAGTGCATCGGCCGTATCGATGATGAGCAGGTCGTCGACATCGATCGCGGCGACCAACTTCTCCGAAATGATCAGATTGTTTTTTGATTCCTGAATGATCGGCTCGCAACGCTGGGTCGAAGCGGCATTACCCGCCTCGTCCTGCGGCAGCTCTTCGTAGAGGGCATCAAAACTTCCCAGGTCGCTCCAGGCGATGTCGGACGGGACCACTTTGACCCGACTGCTCTTCTCCATCACCGCATAGTCAATGCTGTCTTCGGGGATCGCCGCCATGTCCTCGTGCGAGATACGGACCATCTCATCTCTTTTCGCATTTTCAAAGGCGTTCAGCGAAGCCTCATAGATCTCCGGAGAGTAGGTCTGCAGCTCTTCGAGGAAGAGACCCGCTCTGAAACAGAACATTCCGGAGTTCCAGTAATAGTTTCCGGCATCGAGATAGGCCTGCGCCGTGAGTGCATCCGGCTTCTCTTTGAAAGAGAGGACATCCTCCCCTTCGGCCTCGATGTAGCCAAAACCGGTCTCGGGGTACTGAGGGGTGATGCCGAAAGTGACGAGGTTGTCATCCTGTGCCAACGTCTTTGCTTTTTCCACCGCTTCAAGGTAGGCTTTTTCGTCCTTGATCAGGTGGTCGGAGGGGGTGACGAGAACGATCTCGTCTGCATCGAGTGCAAGACATGCAAGTGCGATTGCCGGGGCGGTGTTGCGGCCGACCGGCTCGAGAAGGTAGCGTGATTCGTAGTTGACGGCGTGCGTTTCATGCGGGTCCCCCGCCCTGCGCGCCCGGATGCCGGCCTTCATCTCCTCGATCTGGTCGACCGCGAGGAAATACTGCTCGGCATTGGAGACAATGAACTGCGCGTCGCAGGCCTTCTGGTTACGTGCAACGGTCTTTTGAAAAAGAGATTCGCTGTTGAAAAGCTGAACGAACTGCTTCGGCATCAGGGTCCGGCTCAGCGGCCAGAGTCTTGTCCCGCTACCGCCGCAAAGTATAATGTTGGTCATGCCCTTCTCCGATAATAATAGATAATTGATTCAGCCGGAGATTTTACCTTTATAGCCATTAATGCCACATTAGATACAACAGTGTTTAACAAAGCTGCAACGAGGATACAGACTTTTCAAGAGTACGGAAAAGGGGGACAAGGTGCATCGGAAAAAACAAAAATAGGGAAAAGAAGTAAAAAGAGTTTGAAAAGGATTGTTTGATTGGTGGAGACGTCGGGTGTCGAACCCGAGTCCAAAAATAGTTAGAAAATGGCGTCTACATGCTTAGAGACATTGTTTCGTTTAATTCGGCTTCATACAATGCGCAAGACTAGACCGAACGAGCCTCAAAAGTTCATCTTGCGCTGAGACAGACGCAGAGTATATCTATCGTGAGGGTTATACTTCAAGATCTCTTCTCGGATAGAACCGAAGAGTGAAGCAGCCCGCCTCTTTCGAGGGGTTAAAACTTAAGCTACTGCTAAAGCTGGGCGGTAATTTGTGTTGTTTGCGTTTAAGCAAGTTGAGCCGCGTAACGGGAGTGCTCAGCCCGGCATGCAACCAGATTCCGACCTACTCCTGTCGAAGCCAAGTCGTCCCCAGTCAGATACAAATTACACAGTGAAATTATACCATATAAAAAGCAACCCTGTCGACAGAAAAGTAAACAGGCATCGTAAAAACCCTTGGATAAAAACGTTTACTGCAGGGTGATGAGGAAACCGTAGTCACGCTCTCTGAAACGCAGCGGGCACTCCACCGGGTCACCGCAGCGAAACTGCGCGATGTCGTCGGCGCGGGGGTAGGTCTGAACGGTCATCGTGACCCGCATCTCACTGTTGTAATCCTGCAAAATACCGCTCACGCCGTTGGCGATACTGCCCATCGGGTTAAGGAAAAAGTAGCTGATATTGCCCAGTATCCTGGAACCGAAGACCATGCCGCCGTTGCTGTCGAGTCTCTTTTCGAGCAGATACATCCCTTCGCCCATAAA
Encoded proteins:
- a CDS encoding 50S ribosomal protein L11 methyltransferase; this encodes MQEYYYELTITPSAYFELFGDFLADTLPVGFEERDGSFIVRSEDDLETMSWGVEQFKEALEQALGETIGLDLELKKEKNSDWVKSYQESITPIEIGPFYIHPTWDQPKEGMYNIMIDPALAFGTGHHPTTAACLEAIASEVKEDDEVADIGCGSGILGIAAAKLGAEVDACDTDPVSVANTLENAEVNGVAFREIWEGSAAGTQRKYDVVIANIVADVLVFIAGDLKRLLKDEGTLVLSGILDKYEDKVLQAYADCTIVKRIQREEWVTLVVSNKGK
- the hisA gene encoding 1-(5-phosphoribosyl)-5-[(5-phosphoribosylamino)methylideneamino]imidazole-4-carboxamide isomerase, whose amino-acid sequence is MTLFPAIDLKDGKAVRLSKGVMESAKIYSDEPWELVKSFEKMGAEWVHLVDLNGAFAGEPVNLEEIRKIRANCNVKLELGGGIRDEETIKRYLDLGIDRVILGSIAVKDPQFVREMAAKYPVVVGIDAIDGYVAVEGWGEVSEMKATELAKAFAEAGVEAIICTDVGRDGMLSGVNVDFTLSIARASGVPTIASGGLKDRADIDALQATGEIEGVIVGKAYYEGTLDLEKALKEVQ
- the hisH gene encoding imidazole glycerol phosphate synthase subunit HisH, producing MIGIVDYNMGNLASVKNAFRKLGHEAKVESDPDKFYTYDKLILPGVGAYGDAMEHLKERGMDEAIKRFAASGAPMLGICLGMQLLFETSQEFGHNEGLGLIKGHVQAFDTARFDHPLKVPHMGWNRMFTKEHPLFEGLDDEHYLYFVHSYHAVCEDPANTIGRTEYGYSFTSAVANGNVMGIQPHPEKSHKNGLQILQNFINL
- a CDS encoding PDC sensor domain-containing protein codes for the protein MHTRDIQHYAESRTKARAYFCYLFSKNLPNRLPSITVDAVMGRMRKIKGDLKDCEGIYLLDARGVQLSPTYLGDESKKDDDIGLIRSNRAYYYRAVKEKRCTITDPYPSLITQELTITASQPIFDEKGEILYVACLDMPLDAVLKIAHPMPMRSFAGRFFRIGYAAFTLVLALVALLLFLKGLEYFFLEGTDFQNIDVKSIFNATILLTLALAIFDLVKTLFEEEVLGSGFEEHNTADPHKTMVRFLGSIIIALSIEALMLVFKFAMTEPDKLITAMYIIGGVSLLMVSLAVYIKFTGKRIES
- the waaC gene encoding lipopolysaccharide heptosyltransferase I; protein product: MNREPIRIALVRLTALGDIINGTIVLQLIKKHYPNAQIEWFCEAAFAPVLEGHPDLLKVHAVPIKRIKKEKSLALLKATVSALKASGPFDKIIDMQGLIKSAVVARLIGKNIHGFDKASARESLASRFYATHSHIPYEENVIRRNIDVVAQALGFKVSDGEILAKQPCFASREKPAFLASGTKNIAFVIGASWPSKEYPKERFSELALDLKEARCILIWGSEREREYANFIAKNAPNAVVAPKLSLAELRAVIEHCDLTIGNDTGPTHLAWAMNRPSITLFGPTNTRMIYETPINLACESDSKVDINKIDKNDFSIRTIPVEVIADKAKGLLAAE
- the galE gene encoding UDP-glucose 4-epimerase GalE; the protein is MVLVTGGAGYIGSHTCVLLMEAGHEIVVFDNLSNASKESLRRVEKIVGRAVPFVEGDIRSADDLEAVFARYDITSVIHFAGLKAVGESVAEPLTYYDNNIHGTIVLCEVMREHGCKKIVFSSSATVYGDPHMTPITEDFPLSATNPYGRTKLFIEEILRDLSVADGEWSVALLRYFNPVGAHKSGTIGEDPNGIPNNLMPFISQTAVGKRDCLSVFGGDYPTRDGTGVRDYIHVVDLADGHLKALDYIDANRGVLTVNLGTGNGYSVLEMVKAFEKASGRKVPYKIVERRAGDIAECYADPTYAKKILGWEAKRGIDEMCEDSWRWQSQNPQGYADS
- a CDS encoding mannose-1-phosphate guanylyltransferase/mannose-6-phosphate isomerase, whose product is MTNIILCGGSGTRLWPLSRTLMPKQFVQLFNSESLFQKTVARNQKACDAQFIVSNAEQYFLAVDQIEEMKAGIRARRAGDPHETHAVNYESRYLLEPVGRNTAPAIALACLALDADEIVLVTPSDHLIKDEKAYLEAVEKAKTLAQDDNLVTFGITPQYPETGFGYIEAEGEDVLSFKEKPDALTAQAYLDAGNYYWNSGMFCFRAGLFLEELQTYSPEIYEASLNAFENAKRDEMVRISHEDMAAIPEDSIDYAVMEKSSRVKVVPSDIAWSDLGSFDALYEELPQDEAGNAASTQRCEPIIQESKNNLIISEKLVAAIDVDDLLIIDTADALLVSKKGSSQKVKEVVKELKARNSELPNIHVTAHRPWGTYTILDESDGYKVKRIVVKPGKRLSLQKHYHRSEHWIVVSGTATVTRGKEEYLVRANESTYIPMGEIHRLENVGRIPLVMIEAQVGEYVGEDDIVRILDDFKRV